GACGCTTATCTTTTTGCAAAGATTAGATAGAAAAAAATAAATGAAGAAGAAATTTAAAGATAGAGTTTATGAGGTTGTTAGGAAAATTCCGCGGGGAAATGTTTTGAGTTATCAAAAGGTGGCTCAAAAAGCGGGCAACCCAAAGGCTTATCGAGCAGTGGGGAACATTCTAAATCAACACAATTTAAAAGGATTGCTGTGCCATAGAGTTGTTAAATCTAATGGTGAAGTGGGTGGTTATCGTTGGGGAAAGAAGCGAAAAACCTTTCTTCTTAAAAAAGAAGGGATAAAAATTGATAATAGGAGATTTATTGTTGAATAAGAACGAATTTATTATCGGGAAAATTTAGTTTGGAAATAATATTTTTAAAATGTTCCGGCTCGTTAAAAGAGTTGATAATTTTTGGCTGGCTATAATTTTCGATTAAAATGGGGTAAATTTGAATTGTTTTAATAGCTGAAGGAGAGAAAATAATTCGGACGGCAATTGCTTCACGGGTTTCGTGAGACCACATTTGATCAAAAACAAAATTACCGAGGCTATAAAAAATATAACCGTTTCTATATTTTTCGATTGGTTGAATAACATGAGGGTGATGACCAATGATTAAATCAGCTCCGGCATCAATGGCTGCATGCGTAAATTTTATTTGATTTTCATTTGGTTGATATTGATATTCATTACCAGCATGAAGAGAAACAATAACATAATTGGCCAATTGTTTTGCCTCTTTTATTTTTTCTTTTAGTTTTTCCAAGTTAAAGCAGGCTGTTCCGTTTTTATTTTCTTGGGCGCAATTATTACTAGGAATAACATCTGTATCGTTTTGGGCCAAAAAGGCAAATTTAATACCGTTTTTTTCAATGATTTTAAAATCATAAGCCTCGCTTTCATTTTTTTCGGCGCCCACATAATAAATGTCAAAAATTTTAAGCAAATCAATGGTTTTTATTAATCCTTCAGCGCCAAAATCTAAAAGATGATTATTTGCCAATGACAAAACAGAAAAATTAAATTTTTTTAAAACCGGTACCATTTTTTCATCGACGCGCAGAATCATCTCGCCGCCTTTAATTTTTCGACCATCAATAATCGGCGCTTCCAAATTTCCGAAGACAAAATCATTTTTTAAAAGCAAATTTTTTATGTTTTGAAAAGGAAGCTCAAGATCGTTGTTTTTTTCTATTTGATAAGCTACGCCTCGCGAAAGCATTATATCGCCAACAAAAAGACCGTTTACTAAAGGAACTGGTTTTATTGAGGAATAGAAATTTGTTGGGCGATAATACAAATTTAAAAAATCACCAATTTCTTTTTGAAAAACAAAAAGGATAGCACTAACGGCTATCAAGAAAAGAATCAGGATATTTTGAAATTTTATCATATCTATTAGAAAGAGCGGGAGACGGGACTTGAACCCGCGACCTTCTCCTTGGCAAGGAGACGTTCTGCCGCTGAACTACTCCCGCAATGGCTTTGTGCCTCGGGAGGGAATCGAACCCCCGACGCAATGCTCTTCAGGCATTCGCTCTACCACTGAGCTACCGAGGCGTCAATTTTATATTTTAATGATTTTAGATATTTTTTCAATGAGCGATGGGTGATAAGTGCGCGCTGAGGGGATCGAACCCCCGACCTTCTCTGTGTAAGAGAGACGCTCTACCACTGAGCTAAGCGCGCTTATCTTATTTCCGCACCTAATTTATTTTTAAGATTCGAAATAATTTTTTCAAGTGCTTTGCCAACTTCTTCGCTTGTTAAAGTATGGTCATCAGCTTGAAAAACCAAATGAAAACTTAAACTTTT
The DNA window shown above is from Patescibacteria group bacterium and carries:
- a CDS encoding MGMT family protein — protein: MKKKFKDRVYEVVRKIPRGNVLSYQKVAQKAGNPKAYRAVGNILNQHNLKGLLCHRVVKSNGEVGGYRWGKKRKTFLLKKEGIKIDNRRFIVE
- a CDS encoding CapA family protein, translated to MIKFQNILILFLIAVSAILFVFQKEIGDFLNLYYRPTNFYSSIKPVPLVNGLFVGDIMLSRGVAYQIEKNNDLELPFQNIKNLLLKNDFVFGNLEAPIIDGRKIKGGEMILRVDEKMVPVLKKFNFSVLSLANNHLLDFGAEGLIKTIDLLKIFDIYYVGAEKNESEAYDFKIIEKNGIKFAFLAQNDTDVIPSNNCAQENKNGTACFNLEKLKEKIKEAKQLANYVIVSLHAGNEYQYQPNENQIKFTHAAIDAGADLIIGHHPHVIQPIEKYRNGYIFYSLGNFVFDQMWSHETREAIAVRIIFSPSAIKTIQIYPILIENYSQPKIINSFNEPEHFKNIISKLNFPDNKFVLIQQ